The nucleotide sequence TGACGAGGTCCTCGAGGTCGTGCTCGTCCACTCGTGTCGCCTCGGCGTCGGCGAGCACAGCGCGTAGGTACGGGTCGGCGTTGTCGGCGGCAGTCACCGGCGTTGGCCTGTCGCTTCGCGGTCTGAGGCCATTGACTTCGATGCTACCGACGCGACGTTCCTTGACACATCGAGGATCCATGTCGCACCGTCGTGCCACACCACACACCCGGATGTCTGGAACGAACATCATGCCCGCCCGCCGTCGCGTCGATCGGCGCGTCTTCCTGTCGCAGGCCGGCCGCATGGGCCTGGGACTCATGCTGTCGACGTCGGTGGTGGCGTGCGCGACCGATGCCGCCGACGAGGTGGGCGGTCAGGCGCCATCCTCCACGCCACCGCCGCCACCCGAAGCCTCCTCACCCGTGGCGTCGCCGCAGGCGTCCGCTCCGTCGGACCGGGCGACGCCCGCCGCCCTCGACTGGAAGCGCATCGACTTCGGCTTCGTGTCAGCGTACCTGCTGGTCGACAACACCCAGGTTGTCGTCGTCGACAGCGGCGTCGAGGGCAGCGAGGCCGACATCGAGGAGGCGCTGACCGACCTCGGAATGGGCTGGTACGCGGTCGAGCACGTCATCTTCACCCACAAGCACCCTGACCACATCGGCAGCGCCGCGGCGATCCTCGAGGCGACCGATGCCGACGCGCACGCCGGCGAGGGGGACCACGTCTCGATCGTCGGGCCGCGACCGGTGTCACCGGTCACCGACGGCCAGGACATCTTCGGGCTGCAGATCATCACGACGCCGGGCCACACGCCGGGCCACATCAGCGTGCTCGACCCCGGCGGCGGCGTGCTCGTCGTCGGTGACGCGTTGGTGGGCCCTGGTGACGGTGGTGGCGTCGCCGGTCCCGACGCCGCCTACACGCAGGACATGGACACGGCGCACGAGTCGGTGCGCAAACTCGCCGGCTACCGGTTCGACACCCTGTTGTTCGGCCACGGCGAGCCGGTCGAGCAGGACGCCGCGGGGCTGGTCAGGGAGCTCGCCGCGCAGCTGTAGGTCGTGCCGCCGCCTCGGCGTGGTCATGGGCCGGTGTCGCCGTCGGTGACGTCGTGCGGCCCGAACCTGGCGACCATTGCCGCGGCGCCCAGCGCGACGACGGTCCCCACGACGAACGCGGTCCTGAAGCCCGTGACGACGCGGCACGCGCCACCTCCGCCACCTGCCGGCC is from Euzebyales bacterium and encodes:
- a CDS encoding MBL fold metallo-hydrolase, whose protein sequence is MPARRRVDRRVFLSQAGRMGLGLMLSTSVVACATDAADEVGGQAPSSTPPPPPEASSPVASPQASAPSDRATPAALDWKRIDFGFVSAYLLVDNTQVVVVDSGVEGSEADIEEALTDLGMGWYAVEHVIFTHKHPDHIGSAAAILEATDADAHAGEGDHVSIVGPRPVSPVTDGQDIFGLQIITTPGHTPGHISVLDPGGGVLVVGDALVGPGDGGGVAGPDAAYTQDMDTAHESVRKLAGYRFDTLLFGHGEPVEQDAAGLVRELAAQL